DNA sequence from the uncultured Fibrobacter sp. genome:
GGTTTCGCTTCCTTTGGGGGGAGTATAAATGGCTGTTACTTTGGATTTGCTGAAAAAGACGATTGGCAAGAAGAAGGGCACGTCGATGGCCTTTGCTTGGCTTGCCGATTTGGAACGTGCTTCGGGCGACCTGGACGGTTCCCTGCGCCGGGTGAATGCCGGCCTCCAGAGTTTCGCAGTCGACCTTCCGGGCATGTTGGTCCGTTCCCGCATCCTCTTCGAGAGGGGCGAGTTCGAGGAATGTATCAAGGAATGCGAGAAGGCTCTCAAGGCGGACCCCTTCTGCCTGTCTGCCCAGAAGCGCATGGGCGACGCCTACGACCAGCTGGGTAACGAGGCCGAACGCAACAAGTGTTACCGCCGTGTCCACGACATGGATCCGCTCGATAGCTTCTGGAAAGAGGAATACGATGTCGTCCTTGCAACTGCCGCTGCAGTCCAGGATTCCGACTTCGTGATGCCGGGCCTTTCCGAGGATAGCTCTAGCAATGCGGACGATGGTCTTTCTCTCCTGACGACAAGCGGGAGCGACGATTCCCTGTTCGTGAAGGAAAATTCCATCAATCCGGACGAACCGGCTCCCGAGGATTCTTCTGGTATTTTTGAAAAATCGCTCGACTCCAGCGCCGATTCCGTCTCTTCCATTTTCTCGAAGTCCGCCGAAGACAAGTCTACGAAGTCTCCGTTCGAGGACTTCTCCATCGACGAACCGGTGGCCTCCATCGAGGATGCCGATTCCGACAGCACGGCATCCCCGTTCGATTCTTCGAAGAGTGCCGATACCGAGGAAGATCCGTTTGCGGCCTTGTCGGCCCTGCTCCCCAGCGACGATGGTGTCGACAGTTCCGCTATGGACAGCTTGCAGCAGTCTCTCGATGCCGCTATGGCCGATATCGATTCTGGAGATTCTGACAATCTGGAAGATTTTGCCGACGACAATATTTCTGGCGGCGATGTATCCAACGTGCTTTCCAGCATGTTCGGCGACGATTCCATGGAATCGGAAGACGACAGCGCGAGCGAGTCTCCGTTCAACCACCTGAATATTCCGAACGAAGTATCTCCGGATTCCTTCAATGCAAAGGATGTCAAGTCCGAAGATATCGCCCTGACGAACGACGAGAATTTGTTCGGGCTCATGGAAAAGATGGACGTCCATCCCGAAACTCCGGCAGAGGAACCTGCGCAAGAAACTCCTGCGGCTCCGGCCGACGACGACAAACCGCAGAGCGTGGACAGCGCCTTCGCAAGTATCTTCGGCGAGGACGAACTCCCCGAAGAAATTCCGCAGAACACGGCCACGGCAGAGCCTGCCGAGGCTCCTGTTGAAGAACCTGCGGAAAAGCCTGCGGAAAAGCCTGCCGAAGAACTTGTCGATGATGACGAACCTTTTGCCGAACTCCAGGAAATTACGCCTGTGCAGCCGGCTCCCTTGGCGCCTGCAAAGCCTGCCGTCGACGAAGGACCGCAGAGCCTGGACAGCGCTTTTGCAAGCATCTTTGGCGAAGACGAATTGCCCGAAGAACACCCGCAGGGGTCTGCCGCCACACCCGAAACGGACGATGCCGCCGATACGACGCTGTCCTTTGACAGCGAGGCTGTCGGTTCGCTGAATTCGATTTTCGGTGACGATGATTCTCTTGAAGAAAATGCCACCGCAGAAGATGATGTTTCCACTGTATTTAGCGACAGCTCCGATGTGTCCGTCGTGAAGCCGGAAGAAACGGCTGGCGAAGAGGAAAGCCCTGTTCTGGGTTCGCTTTCGGAGCAGGTGGCCAAGGCCGAAGACGAACTGGAATTGCCGACAATCCATAGCGCTCCGGAACAAAACTCCGAAGAAACAATTGAAAACGAAGTGGGCAGTGCGCTCAACTCTATCTTGGGCGACGACGACCTTGACTTGCCCGAACAGACTCCTGCCAAGGAAGAAGCTCCTACGCAGGAATCGACGAGTGCCGCCATCGAAGAACGCGTGATTCCTTCCAGTGCGGATGCTTCGCTGGAAGCCGAAGTGAACGGCGCCTTCCAGGGACTCTTCTTCACGGACGACGATTCGCTTTCCGAATCGGAACAAAAGGATGAGCCCTCCAACAAGGGGCTGGACTTCCTCATGTCCGGCGATTCCGACGACGAGGTCTCCGTTGGCCTTATCAAGGACCCCTCCAAGCCGCTGGACCGCGGAGCGGCCGATATCGACGAGAGCCTGAACACGAAGACGCTCGCCGAAATCTATTTTGAACAAGGTCTCTACGGCAAGGCGATGGATATTTACCAGGACCTCTGCTTGAAGGAGCCGAATAACGCGGAATACCATAGCCGCCTGGAAGAAATCGAAAAGATTTATCGTGAAAAGTTCGGAGGCAATGCCAATGGCTGAACAGCAGGAACGTCGAATTGAGCTCCGCATCGAGCACCTTCTCCGCGAGATGGTGAACCGCAAGGCTTCAGACTTGCATATCCGCGTCGGCGCTTCTCCGACATTCCGCATCAACGGCCTTTTGCAGCGCCCGTTCGACATCAAGGTCGACGGAATCATGATGGATTCCTTCTTGGACGATATCATGAACCGCGACCAGAAAGTACGTTTTGAACAAAATAAAGAATGCGACTTCGCCGTGGGTGCCCGCGAGTTGGGCCGTTTCCGTGTGAACGTGTTTAGGCAGCGCGGTTCCATCGCTATCGTGATCCGCCACATCAAGGCCCAGATTCCTCCGTTCGAAGACCTTCATTTGCCCGATGTCATCCGCGACATGGCTTTGACCAAGCGCGGTCTTGTCCTCGTGACCGGTACGACGGGCTCGGGTAAATCGACGACGCTTGCGTCCATGATCGACCATATCAGCAATCACGAGTCGGTCAACATCATCACGGTCGAAGACCCGATTGAATACCTGTACAAAGACAACAAGGCGATTATCTCGCAGCGCGAAATCGGCGTGGA
Encoded proteins:
- a CDS encoding PilT/PilU family type 4a pilus ATPase, encoding MAEQQERRIELRIEHLLREMVNRKASDLHIRVGASPTFRINGLLQRPFDIKVDGIMMDSFLDDIMNRDQKVRFEQNKECDFAVGARELGRFRVNVFRQRGSIAIVIRHIKAQIPPFEDLHLPDVIRDMALTKRGLVLVTGTTGSGKSTTLASMIDHISNHESVNIITVEDPIEYLYKDNKAIISQREIGVDTLSYGNALRAALRQDPDVLLIGEIRDLETMQIALTAADTGHMVFATIHTTNATETIHRVLSMYPPHQHDEIRLLLAEVLAGIISLRLLPTKDGKGRVPAAEILVNTGAIKEYIQDKDKIDLVEQAIAEGHMQYHSQTFDQALLELYKEEKISLETAMSAATNPDDFDLKIRGISGTSERSWM